The Camelus dromedarius isolate mCamDro1 chromosome 31, mCamDro1.pat, whole genome shotgun sequence DNA segment CCGCGCGGGCACTCACACCCCTTTCCTGTGCAGAACACCTTCCGGACGCCTGTCTACACCACCTCCACCAGAAGGAACGCCATGGGGGTCGGCTTGGTTTTTGAAGCCGATCTCTTTACCACGAAGCACATTTCTCACTGGGTCCTGCAAGGGGTGTGCCTCACCCTGAACTCTGATTAACCCTTTGGGTGATGGAAAAGGCCCGACGGATTCTGTGTGCGGTGGGCGATGGATGTGCTGGGAATTCGCGAAGACTAACCATCTGCCGTCACTTCCTGGGGCCTCTCGAGGCAGGAGGGGgattcacattcttttttctcttcatctgAAATCAGCCATTTTAATCTTTCCATATTAAGTTAACCTGAATGGTTTTGtccttttaaactatttttttaaaggattctgtgcattaaaataagttaaaacagCGTTTTAAGATGTGtcgaattttcttttccttctcagaggAAACACTTAAGCAAAATTGCCTGGAATGTCACAGGCACACGTGAGAATTATAACGTAAATTGGCACAGGTGGTTTATTGATGATCCAGGTTTGCTTCAGGAGATGCCTCTTTCGGGTAGGGCTGCAGGCCGAGGTGTCGGGTGGAAGGCCGACGCTGCTGAGGGCGTCAGGCAGGGCCCCCCTTCCCTGGGCTGATGATGTGGGGTGCTAGGGGAGGTGGCCAGAGTCTCCCACAGCCTCCCCCTTCCAGAACCCCCTGGCACTGGTCTGCCAGGTGTGGCTGAAGACCTGGAGCCTGGTGTCTAATTGCGGCATGAACTCCTACCCCCAACCTGCCTGGGTCTGTGTGAGGTTGGGTGCAGCCTCAGAACCTCCAGGGCCAGCGGCTGCTGGGCGTCCCTTCTATGCACGTGGGTCTAGTCTGAAGTCCTGGCATGGCCAGGCTGGAGGTAAGGAGCAGCTTtaccctgggagggagggacagggctgagctgagcaggacacagggcaggggCCAATCACTGGAAAAGTGGCTTTTGTCAGAACCTCAGAAAGGCAGAACACTCTAAGGGATAACTGAGCAGTGAGATGATGGGGTGCCTCCTTCTGGAAGCGAACCCCACCCCAGGAGGTACCCCTGGGTGAGTCCACTGTCTGGCCAGCAGTGgccgggggggtggggtgggagacgGCAGGTGgctatttctctccttcccactgaCTCCCCAGAAGACCCGTCCTCGGGTGTTTTAATAAAAGACACgaaacagaaagaaggcaggtttagaaaataaagtttgttgGGATCTTGAACATTTTGgataaaactaacaaaaaatatGAACACACATTCAGGTCGTGGTGATATGAGGAGTAACGTCATCTTATTTAGTTCCTGTGATACAACATACAGCTGCTCGGTTACCGGTGCCGCCCCGGGAAGGGTGTGTCAGGTGGTTACGGGGTCTCCAGGAGGGCGCAGGGCTGCTCCGGACCGGCCGCCCTGGAAACCGGAGGCATGAGGTCAAGGTCGATATGTGTTGCTCTGACTTTATAATTAGGCGTGTGACTATCTGATTTCGTTAACGTCGAGCAGTAACGCAGCCTGGGCCTGTGCTTCATCCGCGGGCGGGCGCGCGCACTGAGATTACACGGCGAGGGGCTGCAAGCAAGCCAGGCGGCCCACAGGTGTTTGGCCACAGCGATGAGTAAATACGGGTTCTGCGGCGGGACACGGTGCTACTTTGGTGTCAGTAAGGGGGcaagaggagcaggaggagaatAATCTGTTGAcaggtctgaaaaaaaaatttggcatgCATggggattaaaacaaaaaagaaaaagaaaaggggtggATGAGTTTTTCCTAGTAGTGATCACAGTGCCTCGACAGCGGGTGAAGGGTGGCGGGGCCGTCACACAGTTCTGTCCGTCCCTGAGTGCTTCCTCACCACCTTGCCTCCGTTCACCTGGTCCACCGCCAGCGTCTCCACCTCGGGCTGGGCCTGCGGCGGGGCCGCGTGGTGGATGCGGTGCGCCACCCCCACGTGCGCCTTGTGCGGCTTCTCGCGGGCGGGGCTGGGCTGCTCGCCAGCGCTGCGGTCCGAGGCGATGGGGGGGATGACCAGGGGCCGCTCCTTGATGAGGTGGACCTCGGCCGACTCCCTGGCCAGCAGGAACGGGGTGGGGTCGGGCATGGCGTCCACCGGTTCCCGCAAGAGGAGTTTCCGGCTCTCGGCCCCGAATCTGTAGACCTCCTCGAACTCCGGGTGCAGCGGGGCCGAGAGGCTCTTCTTCATGCGGCGGCGCGGCGTCTCCGGCAGCTTGTCCTTGGGCGGGGCCGGCTTGTAGCTGGCCAGCGCGGGGCTGCCGGCCGCGCTGCCGTCCGAGGTCCCGCTGGAGCTCAGGAGCTTCCTCTTGGTGGCGTGCAGCTGGGAGGTCAGGTAGGCGATGGTGCTGGCGCGCTGCTCCAGCTCGCTGGACAGCATGCCCAGCTTGTGGCTCTTGACCTTCAGCTCCTCCAGGTACTTCTTCTCGCGCTCCTTGATGGTGTTCTCCAGCACGGCGATCAGCGCGTTCTTCTGCTCCAGCTCCCTCAGCAGCTCGTTGTTCTCGGCCTCCTTCACTTTCAGCTGGGCCTCCAGGTCTTCGCACCGTTTCTTTAGCTCACCGCTTCTCGAGGCGCTGTCTCCTAGAAGGACCAGCGAGGGGAGCAGAGTAAGGACAGGCCCCAGGGGCCAGCAGAGGGGGTCTGTCTCTGCCCGCACTCCCCCACCATGTTGCCAGGCAGGGCCATGGGCTGGGGCCCTGCTCCCTCAGTGCAGCCAGCGGCTTGGGCCCACCCGGCCCCACCACACCTCCTCCCCGCCTTCTCCCCTCAGGAAAGGCTGGGAGGTCAGGTGGTCTTCGAGGCCACACTCAGCTCTTATTTCTCCCACTTACCACATAAAAGGATGTCTCcaaattttaaaactgctttagTTAAAGCGGGCAGTTTCAGAGAACTAAATCTCTCCAAAAGCTTAGGATTAAACTGTTAGCAGAGCCATCTGTCTGTTCCATGCAAAGCACAGTTTGGAAAGACAAATGTCGACTTTCTCCACGTCTAAAGCACAGAAGCTCTGAAGCTGCAGAGGAGACAGGCTGACAGGCTGCCCCCTTTGCCCGACATGGGTCCCCTCTCAGAATGGCATCCTGGGCCTGTGCACAGGCTCCACCCGGTCCTGCCCCTAACACCACACAGGCCGCGCCCGCTTCTGCGGGCCCCATGTGGCGGTCATAAGCAAGACTCTCCCTGGGCCATGTTAGTGCCGATGCAGGGCAGCTGAATGGGGCAGGTGGCCCATGAAGACAGGCCCTGGTGGTCAGGCCGGAACTAGCACTTGTGGGTACCTCTCAGACGAGGATGCAGGTTCAGAGATATTTGAGAACTTGCCAGACAGCTCCTCTGAGACCCGGGCTGCGTGTGCTGCTGTAAAGCAGTGGTTTCcactgctggggaggggaggggcccacCAGGCCCACCTGAGAGGCTTGCACTGTCTCCACATGAGGCGCCTGTCAGCACCCCCGGCTGATGGGGGGTCGGTTTGGTGGGTGGGTGGCCCTGGGACAGAGGGCTGAGAACCACATGTGGGGAGGGTACGGAGCAAGAACTGTGTCTCTTCAGATTAGCCAGGGCCCAGAGGGGACAGGAAGTGAGGACAGCCTGATTTCGGTGACATGGATGGCAGGGATGCTGGCTGGGGTCCCCAGTTGGAGGTGGACACCCTGTTCTCCTGAATCCCCAGTGGCCCAGGGGCTGCGGAGGGTGCGCCTGGCATCCGTCTCCTGTCCCCAGGCCCCTCGTCTACCACACACAGGGGAAGGTGTCCTGGCTCCTGAAAGGTGCACTTAGGAGACTGTGATGTGAGTAACACCAGTGGGAAATCAGTGCTGGCTAACACACTCAGACTCAGGGAAACGGGCGGTGTGTTTCACAAGGAACTAGACACACTCATGAATAGTAACTGCCAGTGCGAAGCCTGTAGAAAGAGTCATCTTGACTCAAATGTGGTTTCTGCACTTTTAAAATCCCCACCCTGTTCTGGGGAGTGAGCTATTTGGGACAGGCCACAGAGGCCCCAtttctgtctcccctgccccggcTGCCACCAGGCTGAGATCTTTGGGGGTCCCTGACGATTCTGGTGTCAGAGGAGCATTTGTGGGACTAGAGTCTGGAGAAGGATGTTCAGCGATCCTTTGGGGGCTGTCCAGGAACTTGATCCCCCACTCAGCCATGCATGTACGGAGCACACGCTTTGTGCCAGGTCCTGTGCTAAGCTCGATGGACACAGAGGAGGCAGGACCCTGCTCCCGCTCCTCTTTCATTCTGGTTTAAA contains these protein-coding regions:
- the CCDC92 gene encoding coiled-coil domain-containing protein 92, with translation MAATNLENQLQSAQKNLLFLQREHASTLKGLHAEIRRLQQHCTDLTYELTVKSSDQTGDSASRSGELKKRCEDLEAQLKVKEAENNELLRELEQKNALIAVLENTIKEREKKYLEELKVKSHKLGMLSSELEQRASTIAYLTSQLHATKRKLLSSSGTSDGSAAGSPALASYKPAPPKDKLPETPRRRMKKSLSAPLHPEFEEVYRFGAESRKLLLREPVDAMPDPTPFLLARESAEVHLIKERPLVIPPIASDRSAGEQPSPAREKPHKAHVGVAHRIHHAAPPQAQPEVETLAVDQVNGGKVVRKHSGTDRTV